The following are from one region of the Girardinichthys multiradiatus isolate DD_20200921_A chromosome 9, DD_fGirMul_XY1, whole genome shotgun sequence genome:
- the atf6 gene encoding cyclic AMP-dependent transcription factor ATF-6 alpha, with the protein MSSDLKLDFRNSQQYPAMNSEKGMFSIDQGGEWDLSLFDELDSLEDADELLKALESGAYASEGHHLDFDIDIPPWNEADTSSTCTDGEVSVDSLSPAYTVSSVPSPASVEALSPLSSLHDEALSPQLQLSPISVSSESSGFSEISLPPKKAAKRSTQGTRAKPAQPAKRPIQMSPKVSIQPKALIAAMPLAPAPAPLQAKTIIIQPLQTTVLPVVNPAPVNIQPALPPGHPIVLSQPSQLLQIQTPQAISANVVAVPALRQDKPVPVAAPPLVSVTLRTPSSDDDSKLSQKQQRMIKNRESASLSRKKKKEYLLSLEARLKVALSENEVLKCENGNLKKQLEGLLGENSVLKATAPKRRAVCLMAVLVFVVLNVGPTSLFQSGSVSSLDVAPMQHSGRHLLDFSPEADSDVLMGPELTGTPSEMPDSSEDKALIVVKSPIFLRPPPPCQPLVNRTKCIELTHELRGWVHRHEVQQNKSRRMSNSNHKPIRNILKTDNKEDDLVQIVPVPYGESTEKKNPGSELQIYYAPQHTYSDFFDELNRRADTFYVVSFRRDHLLLPATNHNKGSRPKMSVVLPAMNINDSIIKDKEFEVMMQIDCEVTDTRILHIRSSSIPPLLRVNQTDTFYQHSPTNSKPVPPVGVLTGSS; encoded by the exons ATGTCATCCGATTTAAAGTTAGACTTCAGAAATAGTCAACAATACCCTGCGATGAATAGCGAGAAAGGCATGTTTTCTATCGACCAGGGAGGAGAGTGGG ACCTGAGCCTGTTTGATGAACTGGATAGCCTGGAGGATGCAGATGAGCTACTCAAGGCCCTCGAAAGCGGTGCCTAT GCCAGCGAGGGTCATCATCTGGATTTTGATATCGACATTCCTCCTTGGAATGAAGCGGACACAAGCAGCACCTGCACAG ATGGTGAGGTGAGTGTGGACTCTCTCTCCCCTGCCTACACCGTGAGCTCCGTCCCTTCTCCTGCGTCTGTGGAGGCCTTGTCCCCCTTATCCTCTTTACAT GATGAAGCGCTGTCCCCACAGTTGCAGCTTTCCCCAATTTCAGTTTCATCCGAGTCCAGTGGCTTTTCTGAAATCTCGCTACCACCCAAGAAGGCTGCAAAGAGGAGCACTCAGGGGACAAGAG CTAAACCTGCTCAGCCTGCAAAGAGACCAATTCAGATGAGCCCAAAGGTCTCCATCCAGCCCAAAGCACTGATTGCAGCCATGCCCTTGGCTCCAGCACCAGCtcctttgcaggccaaaacgATCATCATCCAGCCTCTGCAGACCACTGTGCTGCCTGTGGTTAATCCGGCTCCAGTCAACATACAACCAGCACTCCCACCAG GTCATCCTATTGTGCTGTCTCAGCCGAGCCAGCTACTCCAGATCCAGACGCCACAGGCCATCTCTGCTAATGTGGTTGCTGTGCCAGCGCTCCGCCAGGACAAGCCTGTTCCGGTAGCTGCTCCCCCACTGGTTTCTGTCACGCTTCGAACCCCGTCCTCAGACGACGAC TCCAAGTTGTCCCAGAAGCAGCAACGCATGATAAAGAACAGGGAGTCGGCATCGCTCTCtcgcaaaaagaagaaagagtATCTGCTCTCGCTGGAAGCTCGTCTGAAGGTGGCGCTGTCTGAGAACGAGGTGCTCAAGTGTGAGAATGGCAACCTGAAGAAGCAGCTGGAAGGGCTGCTGGGTGAG AACTCTGTTCTAAAAGCTACAGCACCAAAGAGAAGAGCTGTGTGCCTCATGGCGGTCCTGGTGTTTGTGGTGCTCAATGTAGGACCAACAAG CTTGTTTCAGAGCGGCTCCGTCTCCAGCCTTGACGTTGCTCCCATGCAGCACAGTGGCAGACACCTGCTAGATTTCTCACCAGAGGCAGATTCTGACGTGTTGATGGGTCCCGAGCTCACCGGAACACCCTCGGAGATGCCAGACAG TTCTGAGGATAAGGCGCTGATAGTTGTGAAAAGTCCCATCTTTctcagacccccccccccctgccaGCCTCTTGTTAACAGGACCAAGTGCATTGA GTTGACTCATGAACTGAGAGGTTGGGTCCACCGTCATGAAGTACAGCAGAACAAATCCAGACGCATGAGTAACAGCAACCATAAACCCATCAGAAACATTCTA AAAACGGATAATAAGGAGGATGACCTCGTTCAAATTGTCCCAGTCCCATATGGAGAAAGCACAGAGAAAAA AAATCCAGGCAGTGAGCTGCAGATTTACTACGCACCTCAACACACCTACAGTGACTTCTTTGATGAGCTCAATCGTCGCGCAGACACTTTCTACGTGGTGTCCTTTCGTAGG GATCATCTTTTACTTCCTGCCACTAACCATAACAAAGGAAGTCGGCCCAAGATGTCTGTCGTGTTGCCAGCCATGAACATAAATG